Genomic DNA from Gemmatimonadales bacterium:
ACATCGAGAACCTGCTGGTCTCCCAGCCCGATACCGGCGAGCAGGCGCTGGAGATCGTGGAGATCCTGGTGCGCTCGGGTGCGGTGGACATCGTCGTCATCGACTCGGTGGCGGCACTGGTGCCCAAGGCCGAAATCGAGGGCGAGATGGGTGACAGCCACGTCGGGCTCCAGGCCCGCCTCATGAGCCAGGCGCTCCGCAAGCTCGCGGGGGCCATCAACCGGTCCAACTGCGCGGTGGTGTTCATCAACCAGCTGCGGGAGAAGATCGGGGTCATGTTCGGCAACCCGGAGACCACCACCGGCGGCAAGGCCCTCAAGTTCTACGCTTCCCTGCGGCTCGACATTCGCCGGATCGGTCCGGTCAAGGAGCGCGAAGCGGTCATCGGGAACCACGTGCGGGTGAAGGTGGTGAAGAACAAGGTCGCGCCGCCGTTCCGCCAGGCCGAGTTCGACATCATGTTCGACGAGGGGATCAGCCACACCTCGCTGCTGGTCGATCTCGCCTCCGAGGCCAACATCATTCAGAAATCTGGCGCCTGGTACTCCTACGGCGATCAGCGGATCGGCCAGGGACGGGAGAACGCCAAGCTCTTCCTGCGCGACAATCCGCCGCTCATGGCCGAGGTCGAGGGGAAGGTGAAGGAACTCCTCGGCATGCATGCGGTGGCGAGCGCGGCGCGGGGAGACGACGAGGAGTGACCCTGCCGATCATCACCGCCGTCGAGCCGGATCCCCGCCGGCCAGGCACGGTCCGCCTCGCCATCGACGGCGTGAAGTTCGGGGCCGTACCGCGGGAGTTCGCTTCCGCGGCCGGCCTCGCGGTGGGGAAGCCGGTAGTTCCGGAGCTGCAACCGCGTCTGACCCAGGCGGCGGATGCGGAGGCGGCGTTTCACACGGTGCTCCGCGCACTGGAGCGACGCTCGTTCGCCCGGCGAGACCTGGAGCGACGGCTGCTGCGGAAGGGTCATCCTCGTCCGGCCGTCGAGGCGGCATTGGCCCGTGGGGCGGAAATGGGCTTGCTGGAGGATGGGGCGTTCGCGCGGGACTTCGTGCGCACCCGCGCCGCGCGCGGCCGGGGTCCCGGCCGCCTGATGCGCGATCTCCTGGCCATGGGAGTCGACCGCGGCCACATCGACCGCGCGCTCGCGGCCGAGTGGCCGGAGGGGGCCGATCGCACCAGGGTGCCGCAGGCGCTGGCTGCCAAGCGGGCCGCCCAGCTGGGCGATCTGCCGCGGCCGGTCAAGCGCCGCCGCATTCTCGCCTATCTCGCGCGCCGTGGCTTCACCGGGCACGACATCTCCGACATCGTCGCTAAGGTGGTGGCCTGATCGCCTCGCCGGGCCGACCGCGCATCCCACCGCCGCCCATGGCCCGTAGGTGCTGGTGCCTCTATATTTTGTCTCCATGCAGTCCACTATGATCCGACGCCTGTTTCTGGAATTCTTCGTCGCCCAGGGGCACCGAGAGGTGCCTTCTTCGTCGTTGGTACCGGCGGACGATCCGACGCTCCTGTTCACCAACGCGGGCATGGTGCAGTTCAAGCGCACCTTCCTGGGCCAGGAGCAGCGGGAGTACAGTCGTGCCACCACCTGCCAGAAGTGTGTGCGGGCCGGCGGCAAGCACAACGATCTCGAGCAGGTGGGCCACACCAAACGGCACCACACGTTTTTCGAGATGCTGGGCAACTTCTCCTTCGGCGACTACTTCAAGCGCGAGGCGGTCGCCTACGCCTGGGAGTTCGTCACCGGCACCAGGTATCTCGGCATTCCCGCCGACCGGCTGCGGGTCACGGTCCACCACACCGACGATGAGGCGCGGGGCTACTGGCGCGAGATCGCGGGCTTGCCGGACCATCGGATCTACGGTCTGGGCGACGAGGACAACTTCTGGCAGATGGGCGATACCGGGCCGTGCGGCCCCTGCAGCGAGATCTACGTCGACCTGGAGTGGCGGCCGGGCGAAGCGCCGGCCGAGATCCCCCAGGCCGAGTTCGAGCGGCTTGCGGAGGAGGGCCGGTTTCTGGAGATCTGGAACCTGGTCTTCATGCAATTCGACCGATCGGCCGATGGCACGCTCACACCGCTGCCCAAGCCGTCGGTCGACACCGGCGCCGGGCTCGAGCGGATCGCCGCGGTCATGCAAGGAGAGGACGACAACTTCCACACCGACGCGTTCCTGCCGATCATCGAGCGGGTGGGCGAGCTGGTCGGACGCCCCTACGACCGGGCCGCCGACGAGCGCGCCTCCTATCGGGTGCTGGCCGATCATGCGCGGGCGGTGAGCTTTCTGCTCGCCGACGGCGTCTACCCCAGCAACGAAGGCCGGGGCTACGTGCTCCGCCGCATCCTCCGGCGCGCGGTGCGGCACGCCTGGCTGCTCGGCCGGCGGGAGCCCACGCTCGCCCCGCTCACCGAAGTGGTGGTCGAGCAGATGGGTGGAGTGTACCCGGAGCTCGTGGCCAAGGAGTCATACCTGCAGGAGGTGACGCAAACCGAGGAGCTCCGCTTCCTCGAGACCATCGAGGGCGGCCTCAAGCGGCTGGAGGAGATCTTCGCCTCCGGCGCCAAAGCCATCCCCGGCGAGGACGTCTTCAAGCTGTACGACACCTTCGGCTTCCCGATCGATCTGACCGAGATCATCGCCGGGGAGCGGGGGGTCACGGTGGATGTGGCCGGGTTTGAGCGGGCGCTGGAGGAACAGCGGGCGCGTTCTCGGGCGGCACGAGTGACCCCCGCGACTGGGTTGCTCATCGTGACTGGGCAGGCTCCAGCCGTCCACACATCCAAGGCAGGCAAGTGGCGTAGCCTCAAGCGTGGCAAGCAGAAGTTCGTCGGCTATCAGAGTACCGAGGCCGACACCGACATCCTCGCCTTCCGGCAGGAGGGCCCGCGGGTGGACCTGATCCTGCGGGAGAACCCGTTCTACGCCGAATCCGGTGGCCAGGTGAGCGACGTCGGCGCCGTGTCGGGGCAGGGGTGGACCCTGCCCGTGGACACGGTGCGGAAAGACCCCAAGGGAACTGTCGTGTCCGGGAGATTCGCCGAGGAGTTCGCCCCCGAGCCGCTGCTCGCCGCGGTCGATGCGCCGCGCCGGCACGACATCGAGCGGAACCACAGCGCCACCCACCTGGTTCACTACGCGCTCCGGAAGCACCTGGGTTCCCACGTGCGCCAGCAGGGCTCGCTGGTCGAGCCGGACCGGCTGCGGTTCGACTTCTCGCATCATGCGCCCATCGACTCGGGCACCCTGCACTCGATCGAGGCGGCGGTGAACGAGCTGCTGCTTGCCAACACTCCCGTCACCACTCGCGAGATGCCCTACGCCGACGCCCTCGCGCTCGGCGCCATGGCCTTCTTCTCCGAGAAGTACGGTGACCGAGTCCGGGTGGTGCAGATGGGTCCGTCGATCGAGCTCTGCGGCGGGACCCACGTGCGGAGCACCGGTCAGATCGGCACCTTCCGCTTCTCGGCGCAGACCGGCGTCGCCGCCGGCGTGCGGCGCATCGAGGCGGTCACCGGCACCGGCGCGCTTCGGGCCATCCGAGAGCTGGAGCAGCGTCTGGCCCAGGTGGCGGAGACCCTCAAGGCGCAGCCCGAGCACCTGGTGCGCCGGGTGGAGCAGCTCCTGGAGGAGCGGCAGCGGTTGGAGGCCCGGCTGGCGGAGGCGCTCAAGGCCGGGGCGGGCGCTTCCGCGGCCGGAGAAGTCGTGGACGTGGACGGAGTGCAGCTCACCATGGCCGAGACGACCACCGAGGACCGTGACGAGGCGGGCCAGATCGCCGATCGCTTCCGCGAGGGCAAGCGGAGCGCTGTGCTGGTCCAGTTCAGCACCACCGGTCGCGGTGCCATCCACGTGGCCCTCACCGACGATCTGGTGAGCGCCGGCCGGAAAGCGGGTGACCTGGTGAATCGCATCGCCGCGGTGAGCGGTGGCCGGGGTGGTGGTCGCCCGCACTTCGCCTCCGCGGGGGCCGGCGACCCTGGCAAACTGACGGCCGCGCGCGCAGCCACGCCGGGTCTGGTCTCCGCCTGGCTGGCCAATCGACCAGTTGCTGAAAGCGTCGGCGCCTGACGGTGCTCGCGGATTGGGTCGAGCGGCACACGAGTGAGGCGCCGGCGGCTCTCCGGACTCGAGTCCAGCAGCATGTCATGGCGGCCGACGGCGGGCCCACGGTACCGGCGGCGCTGGCCCGGGCGGCCCGGCAGGCGTTGGATCAGGTACTGACCCATCCGGGCGACCGCTCGGTGGCGCTCGATCTCCTCGCGGCAGATGCCCTCATCACGCTCGCCCTCCTGGCCCAGGCACAGCGCGCTCCGGAGGGGCTGAGCGAGTTCGCCGGCTCGATCCTCCATTCGGTTCGGCCCGACGCGTGATCGACCTCCACTGCCACTTGCTGCCCGGTGTGGATGACGGGTCTCGCTCGGTGGAGCAATCGGTCGGAGTGCTGCGTGAAATGGGCCGGCTCGGGGTCACCGACGTCTGCCTTACCCCTCATGTTCGCTCCAGCGAGACGTCCCGGGGTCCGAACCCGCGGCACGAGGACGCCTTTCGGGCGCTGAGCGCAAAGGCCCCCGCCTCACCCCGGCTGCACCGTGGCGCGGAGGTGATGCTGGATCGGCCGCTGGCAGGTGATACCGAGGCCACCCGACCGTTTAGCCTTGGCGGCACGCGGTACATTCTGGTCGAGTTTCCCCGGATGGTGGCGCTAGACACCGTGAACAACGCGCTCAGCCGGATCGCGGAGACCGGGTGGGTGTCGGTGCTCGCCCACCCCGAACGGTACACCTGCTGCTCCCCCGACGCGGTTGCCCTCTGGCGGGAGCTGGGCGCGCGGATGCAGGTCGATGCGACCACGCTGCTCTCTCCCCAGGCGCGGGGACATCGGGCTCGGGAGCTGGTATCGCTCGGACTGGCCGACATCATGGCGGCCGACAATCACGGGGACAAACGGACCATCGCCGCCGGCATCGGCTTCCTGGTCGAACAGGACGGCGAGGAGCAAGCGCAGCTGCTGGCGGTTCAAAATCCCGGGGCGATTCTGCGAGACGAGCCGCTCGTCCCGGTGCCGCCGATCAAGCTCAAGCAGTCCCTGATGCAGAAGATCCGGCAGCTGCTCGAGGGCGACGAGTGAGTCGCTCCCGGGTGGAGGAGGGACTCGACCAGCTGGCCCACCTGGCCACCGCGAGCAAGTCGTTGAGTGCGCAGGTGGCCGACCTGGCCGCGCGCTACGCTGCCGTGCTCCGGGACGGGGGCACCCTCTACTTCTGTGGGAACGGCGGAAGCGCGGCGGATGCGCAGCATCTGGCCACCGAGTACATCGTGCGCTTCAGGGTCGCCCGGCGGCCGTTCGCCGCCGTCGCGCTCACCACCGACGCCTCGCTCCTCACCGCCGCCGGGAACGACCTCGGCTTCGAGCAGATCTTTGCCCGCCAGGTCGACGCCCTCTGCGGGCCGGGCGACCTGCTGGTGCTCCACAGTACCAGCGGCCGGAGCCCCAACCTGATGGCCGCGGCCCGAGCGGCGCGGGCGCGCGGCGCTGGCACGGCCGCCTTCCTTGGTCGCGATGGCGGGCCGCTCGCGGCGGAGGTAGATCAGGCCGTCGTCGTGCGGTCGGACGAGACCAGCCAGATCCAGGTGATGCACATGGCGCTGGAGCACCTCATCGTCGAGCTGGTGGAGGACGAATTGCTCCGCGGCTCGTGACCACATGATTCATCTGCTCTTCACCGGCGGGACGATCTCCATGCAACGGGACCCGGCGGCGGGCGGCAATGTTCCCACCCATGGGGGCGAGACACTGGTGGGCTTCGCGCCCGGACTCCAGCGGCTGGGAGAGTACCGGGTGGAGAATTGGGCCAAGCTGCCCGCCTGCCATCTCGGGCCCGACCGTCTGTGGGCGCTGCGCGAGCGGGTGCGCGCGGTCGCGGAATCCGGCGAAGTCAAGGGGATCGTGGTCACCCACGGAACCGATACCATCGAAGAAACCGCGTACCTGCTCGGCCGGACGCTCGATCCGCGGATCCCCGTCGCCATCACCGGCGCGATGCGCACCTCGAGCGATGCCGGCTGGGACGGTCCCCGCAATCTCACGGACGCGGCTACCGTGGCCGCGAGTCCCGCGAGCCAAGGCCGCGGTGCCATGGTCGTCTTCAACGGCGAGGTGTTCTCCGGGGTCACCGCGGTCAAGACCCACGCGACCGATCTGGCCGCGTTCTCCGCGCCGCACGCCGGACCGATCGGCAGGGTTGCGGGGGGAACGGTGACGTATCACGCGCCGGTGCCACCGAAGCTGCCGCCCCCGACTCCACGGAACGGCCTCTCGGCCGACGTCGGGCTGGTTCCGGTGGTCGTAGGCGATGACGGACGCATGCTCGATCATGCGCGTCCGCACCAAGCCGGGGTCGTGGTGGTCGCCTTCGGCGCAGGTAACGTCCCGCCCGGGGCGGTACCCGCCATGAGCCGCTGGCTGGACGAAGGAAAGCCGGTCGTGCTCGCGAGCCGGTGCCCGTTCGGCGAGGTGATCCCTGTCTACGCCTTCGACGGCGGCGGTGCTCGCACCGTGGCGATGGGAGTGATCCCCGCCGGTCCCAGGACGCCCTCCCAGGCCCGGATGGAGCTCACGATCGCGCTCTCCGCCGGCGTGCCCTACGGCATGTGATGAGGCTCCCCCAGTCCATCTCCATTCCGGAGGAAGTGCTGGAGATCGCCGGCACGTTGGAGCGGGCGGGCCATGAGGCGTGGTGCGTCGGAGGCGCGCTCCGGGACGTGCTGCTCGATGAGCCTCACGCCGTCTCCGATTTCGACATCGCCACGTCCGCGACGCCCGCCGAG
This window encodes:
- the alaS gene encoding alanine--tRNA ligase, which encodes MIRRLFLEFFVAQGHREVPSSSLVPADDPTLLFTNAGMVQFKRTFLGQEQREYSRATTCQKCVRAGGKHNDLEQVGHTKRHHTFFEMLGNFSFGDYFKREAVAYAWEFVTGTRYLGIPADRLRVTVHHTDDEARGYWREIAGLPDHRIYGLGDEDNFWQMGDTGPCGPCSEIYVDLEWRPGEAPAEIPQAEFERLAEEGRFLEIWNLVFMQFDRSADGTLTPLPKPSVDTGAGLERIAAVMQGEDDNFHTDAFLPIIERVGELVGRPYDRAADERASYRVLADHARAVSFLLADGVYPSNEGRGYVLRRILRRAVRHAWLLGRREPTLAPLTEVVVEQMGGVYPELVAKESYLQEVTQTEELRFLETIEGGLKRLEEIFASGAKAIPGEDVFKLYDTFGFPIDLTEIIAGERGVTVDVAGFERALEEQRARSRAARVTPATGLLIVTGQAPAVHTSKAGKWRSLKRGKQKFVGYQSTEADTDILAFRQEGPRVDLILRENPFYAESGGQVSDVGAVSGQGWTLPVDTVRKDPKGTVVSGRFAEEFAPEPLLAAVDAPRRHDIERNHSATHLVHYALRKHLGSHVRQQGSLVEPDRLRFDFSHHAPIDSGTLHSIEAAVNELLLANTPVTTREMPYADALALGAMAFFSEKYGDRVRVVQMGPSIELCGGTHVRSTGQIGTFRFSAQTGVAAGVRRIEAVTGTGALRAIRELEQRLAQVAETLKAQPEHLVRRVEQLLEERQRLEARLAEALKAGAGASAAGEVVDVDGVQLTMAETTTEDRDEAGQIADRFREGKRSAVLVQFSTTGRGAIHVALTDDLVSAGRKAGDLVNRIAAVSGGRGGGRPHFASAGAGDPGKLTAARAATPGLVSAWLANRPVAESVGA
- a CDS encoding SIS domain-containing protein translates to MSRSRVEEGLDQLAHLATASKSLSAQVADLAARYAAVLRDGGTLYFCGNGGSAADAQHLATEYIVRFRVARRPFAAVALTTDASLLTAAGNDLGFEQIFARQVDALCGPGDLLVLHSTSGRSPNLMAAARAARARGAGTAAFLGRDGGPLAAEVDQAVVVRSDETSQIQVMHMALEHLIVELVEDELLRGS
- a CDS encoding regulatory protein RecX — encoded protein: MTLPIITAVEPDPRRPGTVRLAIDGVKFGAVPREFASAAGLAVGKPVVPELQPRLTQAADAEAAFHTVLRALERRSFARRDLERRLLRKGHPRPAVEAALARGAEMGLLEDGAFARDFVRTRAARGRGPGRLMRDLLAMGVDRGHIDRALAAEWPEGADRTRVPQALAAKRAAQLGDLPRPVKRRRILAYLARRGFTGHDISDIVAKVVA
- the recA gene encoding recombinase RecA translates to MAAEETRLDADRRKALGLAISQIEKQLGKGSIMRMGSESPRVKVAAIPTGAINLDAATGVGGIPRGRITEIYGPESSGKTTLTLHLAANVQRMGGVAAYVDAEHALDIEYAKKLGVDIENLLVSQPDTGEQALEIVEILVRSGAVDIVVIDSVAALVPKAEIEGEMGDSHVGLQARLMSQALRKLAGAINRSNCAVVFINQLREKIGVMFGNPETTTGGKALKFYASLRLDIRRIGPVKEREAVIGNHVRVKVVKNKVAPPFRQAEFDIMFDEGISHTSLLVDLASEANIIQKSGAWYSYGDQRIGQGRENAKLFLRDNPPLMAEVEGKVKELLGMHAVASAARGDDEE
- a CDS encoding CpsB/CapC family capsule biosynthesis tyrosine phosphatase translates to MIDLHCHLLPGVDDGSRSVEQSVGVLREMGRLGVTDVCLTPHVRSSETSRGPNPRHEDAFRALSAKAPASPRLHRGAEVMLDRPLAGDTEATRPFSLGGTRYILVEFPRMVALDTVNNALSRIAETGWVSVLAHPERYTCCSPDAVALWRELGARMQVDATTLLSPQARGHRARELVSLGLADIMAADNHGDKRTIAAGIGFLVEQDGEEQAQLLAVQNPGAILRDEPLVPVPPIKLKQSLMQKIRQLLEGDE
- a CDS encoding asparaginase codes for the protein MIHLLFTGGTISMQRDPAAGGNVPTHGGETLVGFAPGLQRLGEYRVENWAKLPACHLGPDRLWALRERVRAVAESGEVKGIVVTHGTDTIEETAYLLGRTLDPRIPVAITGAMRTSSDAGWDGPRNLTDAATVAASPASQGRGAMVVFNGEVFSGVTAVKTHATDLAAFSAPHAGPIGRVAGGTVTYHAPVPPKLPPPTPRNGLSADVGLVPVVVGDDGRMLDHARPHQAGVVVVAFGAGNVPPGAVPAMSRWLDEGKPVVLASRCPFGEVIPVYAFDGGGARTVAMGVIPAGPRTPSQARMELTIALSAGVPYGM